A section of the Telopea speciosissima isolate NSW1024214 ecotype Mountain lineage chromosome 3, Tspe_v1, whole genome shotgun sequence genome encodes:
- the LOC122655116 gene encoding cytoplasmic 60S subunit biogenesis factor REI1 homolog 2-like, whose protein sequence is MDEASNDDMDEDDDDDDDDEELEPSCCFMCDLKHDNIQSCMVHMHKQHVFFIPDIEYLKDPKGLLTYLGLKVKRDFMCLYCNDRCHFFNSLEAVRKHMDIYI, encoded by the exons ATGGATGAAGCCTCAAATGATGACatggatgaagatgatgatgatgatgatgatgatgaagagttGGAACCTTCCTGTTGCTTTATGTGTGATTTAAAACATGATAACATACAAAGCTGCATGGTTCACATGCACAAGCAACATGTATTTTTCATCCCCGATATTGAGTATCTAAAGGATCCCAAGGGCCTCCTTACTTATCTTGGGCTTAAG GTTAAAAGGGATTTCATGTGCTTGTATTGCAATGACAGGTGCCATTTCTTCAATAGCTTAGAAGCAGTGAGGAAGCATAtggatatatacatataa